In a genomic window of Desulfatirhabdium butyrativorans DSM 18734:
- a CDS encoding rubrerythrin family protein: MKEKTQKNLYTAFVGEAKAYFRLLAYAAKAREEDIAQIDLLFRAIAEAERVHATRSLNLVQELVVQDTDTNLEKSFQREKTVSENVYPDFIQDAEAEGETAAAIFFGHARDAESFHAKLYERAIMNVIKEKVESYHVCQVCGYVAERKAPAKCPVCGAPQEQFKSVEA, translated from the coding sequence ATGAAAGAAAAGACCCAGAAGAATCTCTATACCGCTTTTGTCGGCGAGGCGAAAGCCTATTTTCGGCTGCTGGCCTATGCAGCGAAGGCCAGGGAGGAAGACATCGCTCAGATCGATCTGCTCTTCCGGGCGATTGCGGAAGCCGAGCGTGTCCATGCCACCCGGAGCCTGAACCTTGTCCAGGAGCTTGTCGTCCAGGATACGGATACCAATCTGGAAAAATCCTTTCAACGGGAAAAGACCGTCAGCGAAAACGTCTATCCCGATTTTATCCAGGACGCCGAAGCTGAAGGCGAAACAGCAGCCGCCATTTTCTTCGGCCATGCGAGGGATGCGGAAAGCTTTCACGCCAAGCTCTATGAGCGGGCCATCATGAACGTCATCAAGGAAAAAGTGGAATCCTACCATGTCTGCCAGGTATGCGGCTATGTGGCGGAACGGAAGGCCCCGGCCAAGTGTCCCGTATGCGGCGCGCCGCAGGAGCAGTTCAAATCCGTCGAGGCGTGA
- a CDS encoding heterodisulfide reductase-related iron-sulfur binding cluster codes for MPPLPKSTDGSNPMRWVFDSCSDCDTCRFLMDESCLMFPELFRLYDQSCENRRQPNEDALRRLAELCTFCGLCPCPDIRTGILKDKAVSVRQNGLTIGARLLSDVQRIGLLCGLAPPPLLRLLRKDPIEKAFKSRIGIDPKRRLPPIPTRHFFSWAKRKGLDRPVVDRSPKVAYFAGCTAGYFFPEIAIAAVGVLERNGIAVHVPEQQCCGMPLLLEGDQETALDRMRFNLNVLVGLVREGYTPVCSCPTCGYALKVLLQQGACYSEGYQRHIQAETGEIRIPDRQSGKPGFVSLKKSMYENLLIDDGLFSGLDPIGRMELAARVQDVGEYLLGRMPENAPAPASTGMPHRRMVYFAPCHQREQEIGSPYETLLARIPSLSVQRVGSAMDCCGMGGSLGFKQGFSERSLALGERLFAKIRKAAPDAIVTDCISCRLQFEHALPYPVFHPLQVLAMAMGQRGSFAS; via the coding sequence ATGCCTCCTCTGCCCAAGTCGACCGACGGCAGCAACCCGATGCGATGGGTCTTCGATTCCTGCTCCGATTGCGACACCTGCCGTTTCCTGATGGATGAGAGCTGCCTGATGTTTCCGGAGCTCTTCCGGCTGTACGACCAATCGTGCGAGAACCGGCGACAGCCCAACGAAGATGCGCTAAGACGCCTGGCCGAACTGTGCACTTTCTGCGGGTTGTGCCCCTGCCCGGATATCCGGACAGGCATTCTGAAGGACAAGGCGGTATCTGTCCGGCAGAATGGCCTGACGATCGGCGCAAGGCTGCTCAGCGACGTGCAGCGGATCGGCCTTCTGTGCGGCTTGGCTCCTCCCCCTCTTCTGCGGCTCCTTCGTAAGGACCCCATCGAAAAGGCATTTAAAAGCCGCATCGGCATCGACCCAAAACGCCGGTTGCCCCCGATCCCAACCAGACATTTTTTTTCATGGGCCAAACGAAAAGGACTGGATCGACCGGTGGTGGATCGCTCCCCGAAAGTGGCCTATTTTGCAGGATGCACGGCCGGATATTTCTTTCCGGAGATCGCTATCGCGGCAGTCGGGGTCCTCGAGCGAAACGGTATTGCCGTCCATGTGCCCGAGCAGCAATGCTGCGGCATGCCGCTTCTTCTGGAAGGCGACCAGGAAACCGCTCTGGATCGGATGCGGTTCAACCTGAACGTCCTGGTCGGCCTGGTTCGGGAGGGATACACGCCGGTGTGCTCGTGCCCGACGTGTGGATATGCCCTGAAAGTGTTGCTGCAACAGGGGGCCTGCTATTCGGAAGGATACCAGCGCCACATCCAGGCGGAGACGGGTGAAATCCGAATCCCGGACCGGCAATCCGGAAAGCCGGGCTTCGTTTCCCTGAAAAAATCGATGTACGAAAATCTGTTGATCGATGACGGGCTGTTTTCTGGACTGGATCCCATCGGCCGTATGGAACTGGCCGCCCGGGTTCAGGATGTGGGCGAATACCTGCTTGGCCGGATGCCGGAAAACGCGCCGGCGCCCGCAAGCACCGGAATGCCTCATCGACGAATGGTGTATTTTGCACCCTGTCATCAGCGGGAACAGGAGATCGGCTCTCCCTATGAAACCCTGTTGGCCCGCATCCCCAGCCTAAGCGTCCAACGGGTAGGTAGTGCCATGGATTGCTGCGGCATGGGCGGAAGCCTCGGCTTCAAACAAGGCTTTTCCGAGCGATCGCTTGCCCTCGGCGAGCGGCTCTTCGCCAAGATACGCAAAGCCGCCCCCGATGCCATCGTGACCGATTGCATCAGTTGCAGGCTCCAGTTCGAGCATGCCCTCCCCTACCCTGTGTTCCATCCGCTGCAGGTTCTGGCCATGGCGATGGGCCAAAGAGGCTCGTTCGCGTCATGA
- a CDS encoding efflux RND transporter permease subunit, with protein MWIVRLALRRPYTFVVAALVLLVLTPFVLLRTPTDIFPEINIPVISVVWVYNGLSAKEVEKRIIYNHERMISTLVNDIEHIESTAYNGSGVIKVFLQPGASVTDGVSQITATGQTILRLLPPGINPPFIIRYNASSVPILQYSLASSKFSEQELQDLAMNRVKVGLSTVRGASVPYPAGGKARLVAVDIDLAALQAKNLAPIDVVNAFNAQNFMLPSGTAKIGATEYNVSLNTNPEMIAALNDLPVKTVGGAVIRVGDVAQVHDGFQPQQNVVRLNGIRGVLLTVLKSGAASTLAVVDGVKKAMPRILSGLPPELDVKEFADQSLFVRAAVNGVVKEGVIAASLTALMIMLFLGSWRSTFIIALSIPLSVLTSLAILSALGETINLMTLGGLALAVGILVDDATVELENTHRQMAKGKPNVQAILDGAQEIALPAFVSTLCICIVFIPMFFLSGVARYLFVPMAEAVVFAMLASYALSRTLIPTLVMWFYRNIPGGRRIVDPAAVSWWMRPFVRFQGAFERGFDRFRSGYRNLLGTVLSHRIVFSIGFLLFFGGSWMLVPYLGQNFFPSVDAGQFRLHVRAPGGTRIEETTRLVDRVEAVIREVIPERQIGGILDNVGIPWGGIPLTYLDNGTTGTADADILVSLHPEHEPTENFVRTLRARLNQDFPGSTFYFLPADIVNQTINFGLPAPIDIQIMGRDQKKTREIADQIASEIRRVPGAVDIRIQQPANQPELNLTVDRTRASQIGLTERDVATSVLLSLSGSSQTQANYWLNERNGIQYLVNTRVPDYAIDSLDALNTLPLNAPKAGKGSAQLLTNVASIERSTGSPIYTHYNVMPVLDVFVGVSGRDLGGVMADVRPIVAKAEKQLPKGAFIALRGQADTMRTSFQWLGVGLGLAIVLVYFLLVVNFQSWLYPFVIITALPGALAGVIWGLYLTMTTISVPALTGAIMSMGVATANSVLVISFARDLLAQGLDPLNAAWNAGVARLRPVLMTALAMIIGMFPMALSLGEGGEQNAPLGRAVIGGLVIATFATLFFVPAVFAMFHKRPSESIKRQPEVNVESIGTTPLIEQV; from the coding sequence ATGTGGATTGTTCGTCTTGCCCTGCGTCGGCCCTACACCTTCGTGGTGGCCGCGCTCGTGCTTCTGGTGCTCACCCCCTTTGTTCTGCTGCGCACACCGACGGACATTTTTCCGGAAATCAACATTCCGGTGATCAGCGTCGTCTGGGTGTACAACGGTCTCAGCGCCAAGGAAGTAGAGAAGCGCATCATATACAACCACGAGCGGATGATCAGCACCCTCGTGAACGACATCGAACATATCGAGTCTACGGCCTACAACGGTTCGGGGGTCATCAAGGTCTTTCTCCAACCCGGGGCTTCCGTTACCGACGGGGTTTCTCAGATTACCGCCACCGGTCAGACGATTCTCCGGCTTCTTCCACCGGGTATCAATCCACCGTTCATCATCCGCTACAACGCATCCAGCGTCCCCATCCTCCAATACAGCCTGGCCAGCTCGAAATTTTCCGAACAGGAACTGCAGGATCTGGCAATGAACCGGGTCAAGGTGGGGCTGTCGACCGTCCGGGGCGCGTCCGTACCCTATCCTGCAGGCGGCAAGGCGAGGCTTGTGGCCGTCGATATCGATCTGGCGGCGCTTCAGGCCAAGAATCTTGCGCCCATCGATGTGGTCAATGCCTTCAACGCCCAGAATTTCATGTTGCCAAGCGGCACGGCCAAGATCGGCGCAACGGAATATAACGTTTCCCTGAACACCAACCCAGAAATGATTGCCGCCCTGAACGATCTTCCCGTCAAAACCGTCGGCGGCGCCGTGATCCGGGTGGGGGATGTGGCCCAGGTGCATGACGGCTTCCAGCCCCAGCAGAACGTCGTCCGCCTGAACGGGATCCGGGGTGTTCTGCTGACGGTTCTCAAAAGCGGGGCGGCATCGACGCTGGCTGTCGTCGATGGCGTCAAGAAGGCCATGCCCCGCATCCTGAGCGGCCTGCCGCCGGAGCTGGACGTGAAGGAGTTTGCCGATCAATCGCTTTTTGTTCGGGCGGCAGTCAACGGTGTCGTCAAGGAGGGGGTGATCGCCGCTTCGCTGACGGCGCTCATGATCATGCTCTTTTTGGGCAGTTGGCGAAGCACCTTCATCATTGCGCTCTCGATCCCGCTTTCGGTGCTTACCTCCCTTGCCATCCTGAGCGCCCTCGGCGAGACCATCAATCTCATGACCCTTGGAGGACTGGCGCTGGCTGTCGGTATCCTGGTGGACGATGCGACCGTGGAGCTCGAAAACACCCACAGACAAATGGCCAAAGGAAAGCCCAACGTTCAGGCCATCCTCGACGGCGCCCAGGAAATTGCCCTTCCCGCCTTTGTATCGACGCTGTGTATCTGCATCGTCTTCATCCCGATGTTCTTCCTGAGCGGTGTGGCCCGCTATCTGTTCGTACCGATGGCCGAAGCCGTCGTGTTTGCCATGCTCGCCAGCTACGCCCTTTCCCGTACCCTGATTCCTACGCTGGTCATGTGGTTCTACCGCAACATTCCCGGGGGGCGCCGGATTGTCGATCCGGCGGCTGTCTCCTGGTGGATGCGTCCTTTCGTGCGTTTTCAGGGGGCCTTCGAGAGAGGCTTTGATCGGTTCCGATCCGGATACCGCAACCTGCTCGGCACGGTGCTGAGCCACCGGATCGTTTTTTCGATCGGTTTTCTGCTCTTTTTCGGCGGTTCCTGGATGCTGGTGCCCTACCTGGGGCAGAATTTCTTTCCGAGCGTCGATGCCGGGCAATTCCGTCTTCATGTCCGGGCGCCCGGCGGAACACGGATCGAGGAGACGACCCGGCTGGTGGATCGGGTGGAGGCCGTCATCCGCGAGGTGATTCCCGAGCGGCAGATCGGGGGGATCCTGGACAACGTCGGCATACCGTGGGGCGGCATTCCCCTGACCTATCTCGACAACGGAACGACGGGGACAGCGGATGCCGATATCCTGGTATCCCTGCATCCGGAACACGAGCCTACCGAAAATTTCGTCCGGACGCTGCGCGCCCGCCTGAACCAGGATTTCCCTGGATCGACGTTTTATTTCCTGCCGGCCGATATCGTGAACCAGACAATCAATTTCGGGCTGCCCGCCCCCATCGACATCCAGATCATGGGCCGGGACCAGAAGAAAACCCGTGAAATCGCCGACCAGATCGCATCGGAGATCCGGCGGGTTCCCGGCGCCGTCGATATCCGCATCCAGCAGCCCGCCAATCAGCCGGAGCTCAATTTGACGGTCGATCGAACCCGCGCCTCTCAGATCGGGCTGACCGAGCGGGATGTGGCCACTTCGGTTCTGCTGAGCCTCTCCGGCAGCAGCCAGACCCAGGCCAATTACTGGTTGAATGAGAGAAACGGCATTCAGTATCTCGTGAATACGCGGGTTCCGGACTACGCCATCGATTCCCTGGATGCGCTGAATACCCTGCCGCTCAATGCTCCCAAAGCCGGGAAGGGCAGCGCCCAGTTGCTGACCAATGTCGCCTCGATCGAGCGATCCACCGGCTCTCCCATCTATACCCATTATAACGTCATGCCGGTTCTGGATGTATTTGTGGGCGTCAGCGGCCGGGATCTGGGCGGCGTCATGGCGGACGTGCGGCCCATCGTCGCGAAGGCGGAAAAGCAATTGCCCAAGGGCGCCTTCATTGCGCTCCGTGGACAGGCGGATACGATGCGCACCAGTTTTCAATGGCTTGGCGTCGGTCTCGGGCTGGCCATCGTGCTGGTGTATTTTCTGCTGGTTGTCAATTTTCAGAGCTGGCTCTATCCCTTTGTCATCATTACCGCACTTCCGGGCGCCCTTGCCGGCGTCATCTGGGGCCTGTACCTGACCATGACCACGATCAGTGTGCCGGCGCTGACGGGCGCCATCATGAGCATGGGAGTGGCGACTGCCAATTCCGTCCTGGTTATCTCCTTTGCCCGGGACCTGCTGGCCCAGGGGCTCGATCCGCTGAACGCGGCCTGGAACGCAGGCGTCGCCCGGCTGCGTCCCGTCCTGATGACGGCTCTTGCCATGATCATCGGGATGTTTCCCATGGCCCTTTCGCTCGGAGAAGGCGGGGAGCAGAATGCACCGCTCGGCCGGGCGGTCATCGGCGGGCTGGTGATTGCAACGTTTGCCACCCTCTTCTTTGTCCCGGCTGTGTTTGCCATGTTCCACAAAAGACCGTCGGAATCCATCAAGAGGCAGCCGGAGGTCAATGTGGAGTCTATTGGAACAACGCCCCTTATCGAACAGGTATGA
- a CDS encoding (Fe-S)-binding protein: MLLEHYELEIFNSKCNPQAMAVHCYAHLQEDISEALPYLNASLGGFEYVQEPPSVTFKVSGKLITVHGNKIAVNALKDEAEARKIVEWLKREINDVWERRAEITPSFQAAPRPQLMEILKLLPKTNCKACGEPTCMVFAARATEGVKDSSNCPELTPEAKAKLDAYLARFHFADVEMA, encoded by the coding sequence ATGCTGCTCGAACACTACGAACTGGAAATCTTCAATTCCAAATGCAACCCCCAGGCCATGGCGGTCCATTGCTACGCCCATCTTCAAGAGGACATCTCCGAAGCCCTGCCCTATTTGAATGCGTCCCTCGGCGGCTTCGAATATGTCCAGGAGCCGCCGTCGGTCACCTTCAAGGTTTCCGGAAAGCTGATTACCGTTCATGGAAACAAGATTGCCGTAAACGCCCTGAAAGACGAGGCCGAAGCGAGGAAAATCGTCGAATGGCTCAAACGGGAGATCAATGACGTATGGGAAAGACGGGCCGAGATCACCCCCAGCTTTCAGGCGGCCCCCAGACCTCAGCTCATGGAAATTCTGAAGCTGCTGCCGAAGACCAATTGCAAAGCCTGCGGCGAGCCGACATGCATGGTGTTCGCCGCCCGGGCAACCGAAGGAGTCAAGGACAGTTCCAATTGTCCGGAACTCACGCCGGAAGCCAAGGCGAAGCTCGATGCCTACCTGGCGCGGTTCCATTTTGCGGATGTTGAGATGGCATAA
- a CDS encoding GntR family transcriptional regulator, protein MTINIYDTIKQRILHLEYKPSQILNEKDIAEEFGISRTPVREALKHLEWDQLVRVLPRSGTMVSEIEFETMMYTFQVRFEIEELVGNLAAEHLNEEHLGQFEILRQRCQSLIEDKDRQKLTEIDHSFRNILFEAAHNPILRQISDHLYNLTFRLWYITLPRGKWSEEVQAMVDEIDATQNACRNGEQSKIGSIRKEILMRHFNRIREKFLGMTSAVTG, encoded by the coding sequence ATGACAATCAATATCTACGATACCATCAAACAGCGTATTTTACATTTGGAATATAAACCATCCCAAATCCTCAACGAAAAAGACATTGCAGAAGAATTCGGCATCAGTAGAACGCCGGTTCGAGAGGCGTTGAAGCACCTGGAATGGGATCAATTGGTTCGAGTGTTGCCGCGCTCAGGAACCATGGTGTCTGAAATTGAATTTGAAACCATGATGTATACATTTCAGGTACGGTTCGAAATCGAGGAGTTGGTCGGAAATCTGGCGGCGGAACATTTGAATGAAGAACACCTCGGTCAATTTGAAATCCTCAGACAACGATGTCAGAGCTTGATAGAAGATAAGGATCGCCAAAAGCTGACCGAAATCGATCACTCCTTTCGCAATATCCTTTTTGAAGCAGCTCACAATCCCATTCTTCGCCAGATTTCGGATCATCTTTACAACCTTACTTTCCGATTGTGGTATATCACCTTGCCGAGAGGAAAATGGTCGGAAGAAGTTCAGGCCATGGTGGATGAAATCGATGCGACACAGAATGCCTGTCGCAATGGTGAACAGTCGAAGATCGGCAGTATTCGCAAAGAAATCCTGATGCGACATTTTAACCGTATTCGTGAAAAATTTCTGGGCATGACTTCTGCAGTGACTGGTTGA
- a CDS encoding efflux RND transporter periplasmic adaptor subunit gives METPSEHPVLTADSLQTVHRRSPFRILLTLLSMLVLIIAGVFFGLIPRWHQQQELHAEVRDKGLPRVIVVHAKPATGAGQAMLPAEVKPWVEAPIYARISGYLKQRFVDIGDQVQAGQLLAVIDTPEQALELARARAQLEQAEAALGISRITAARWAELLQVNGVSEQDAAEKQADFKLKTAQCNSAKEEVRRLEQIQAFTRITAPFSGTITQRNIDAGDLIVANGGKELFHLSQTTKLRVLVQVPQQMAKGVEIGQSAELSLPGQSARKYPAKVIRTAGAIQPDSRTLPVELALDNVKGEILAGSYAELRLIDMKVGKVLSLPANTLLFRPEGPHVGVVESDGKVVLRKVQIGRDFGQRVEILAGVRPEDRVIANPPDSLSTGALVSVMPEKQPEKPSEKQAVKQPEKPDEKQPGKQTEKSS, from the coding sequence ATGGAGACACCATCCGAACATCCGGTTTTGACGGCCGATTCGCTGCAGACGGTCCATCGGCGTTCGCCATTCAGGATATTGCTGACTCTGCTGTCGATGCTGGTGCTGATCATCGCCGGCGTATTTTTCGGGCTCATTCCCAGATGGCATCAGCAGCAGGAGTTGCATGCCGAAGTTCGGGACAAGGGGCTTCCCCGTGTGATCGTGGTTCACGCCAAACCCGCCACAGGCGCTGGCCAGGCGATGCTGCCCGCAGAAGTCAAGCCCTGGGTGGAAGCGCCGATCTATGCACGGATCAGCGGGTATCTCAAACAGCGCTTCGTCGATATCGGGGATCAGGTTCAGGCAGGGCAACTGCTGGCTGTCATCGATACACCCGAGCAGGCGCTGGAGCTGGCCAGGGCCAGGGCGCAGCTCGAGCAGGCGGAGGCAGCCCTCGGCATTTCCCGGATAACGGCGGCCCGCTGGGCGGAGCTCTTGCAGGTGAATGGGGTGAGCGAGCAGGACGCTGCCGAAAAACAGGCGGATTTCAAACTGAAGACCGCCCAGTGCAATTCGGCGAAGGAGGAAGTGCGCAGGCTCGAGCAGATACAGGCATTCACCCGCATTACCGCCCCGTTTTCGGGAACCATCACCCAGCGCAACATCGATGCCGGAGATTTGATCGTGGCCAATGGCGGCAAGGAGCTTTTTCATCTTTCTCAGACAACGAAACTGCGGGTTCTGGTGCAGGTTCCCCAGCAGATGGCCAAGGGGGTTGAAATCGGTCAGAGCGCCGAATTGTCGCTCCCCGGGCAATCGGCGCGAAAATATCCGGCAAAGGTCATTCGAACCGCAGGCGCCATTCAGCCGGATTCCCGCACGTTGCCGGTCGAGCTGGCTCTTGACAATGTCAAGGGCGAGATCCTGGCCGGAAGCTATGCCGAGCTTCGCCTGATCGATATGAAAGTCGGCAAGGTGCTGAGCCTCCCCGCCAATACGCTGCTGTTTCGCCCGGAAGGGCCCCATGTCGGCGTGGTGGAAAGCGACGGGAAGGTCGTGCTGCGCAAGGTGCAGATCGGCCGGGATTTCGGACAGAGAGTGGAAATTCTTGCCGGTGTCCGGCCCGAAGACCGGGTGATTGCCAATCCGCCGGATTCGCTGAGTACCGGCGCTCTGGTTTCGGTGATGCCGGAAAAGCAGCCCGAGAAACCATCCGAGAAGCAAGCCGTGAAACAACCTGAGAAACCGGATGAGAAACAACCCGGAAAGCAGACGGAGAAGTCGTCATGA
- a CDS encoding aspartate/glutamate racemase family protein gives MIYRIGRKTQSWYGETIGILILDASYPCIPGNVGNASTFPFPVRYQEVQGATIDRLLNQRSPTLSEAFIQAAMNLRDCGVRAITGACGFMALFQQEVSSALDIPVFLSSLLQIPFLFQITRKPVGILTANAECLTPRHFESCHIGPDIPLAIAGMEKQREFREAILEEKGTLDSSKIETEVVEVAKELVSRNPNIGSILLECSDLPPYAHAVQAATGLPVFDFITMIEYVHRSFVRTPFTGHM, from the coding sequence ATGATCTACCGCATCGGACGAAAAACCCAGTCATGGTATGGTGAAACGATCGGGATCCTGATTTTGGATGCTTCATATCCCTGTATCCCAGGAAACGTGGGAAACGCTTCCACCTTTCCATTTCCGGTGCGCTATCAGGAAGTGCAAGGTGCAACGATCGATAGGCTCTTGAACCAGAGAAGCCCAACGCTATCCGAGGCGTTCATTCAAGCCGCCATGAACTTACGGGATTGCGGGGTTCGGGCCATCACCGGCGCCTGCGGTTTCATGGCTCTGTTCCAGCAGGAAGTATCATCGGCCTTGGATATCCCCGTCTTTTTATCGAGCCTCCTTCAAATTCCCTTCCTTTTTCAGATTACCCGCAAGCCTGTCGGTATCCTTACAGCCAATGCCGAATGCCTCACCCCCCGACACTTCGAATCTTGTCATATCGGGCCGGATATTCCGCTGGCCATTGCAGGAATGGAGAAGCAGAGGGAATTCAGGGAAGCCATCCTGGAGGAAAAAGGCACCCTCGACTCTTCAAAAATTGAGACAGAAGTGGTTGAGGTGGCCAAAGAGCTGGTATCCCGCAACCCGAATATTGGTTCCATTCTGCTGGAATGCAGCGATTTACCTCCTTACGCTCATGCCGTTCAGGCGGCCACCGGGCTTCCGGTTTTCGATTTCATCACCATGATCGAATATGTTCATCGAAGTTTTGTTCGGACGCCGTTTACGGGACATATGTGA
- a CDS encoding type I restriction enzyme endonuclease domain-containing protein, producing the protein MLVRNNVTIDWTLRENVRAQLRVLVKRILRKHGYPPDKQEKATQTVLEQAALLSAEWTAA; encoded by the coding sequence ATGCTGGTGCGCAACAATGTCACGATTGATTGGACGCTGCGCGAGAATGTGCGGGCGCAGCTCCGGGTGTTGGTCAAGCGCATCCTGCGCAAGCACGGCTATCCCCCGGACAAGCAGGAGAAGGCGACGCAGACCGTGTTGGAGCAGGCGGCGCTGCTGTCCGCAGAATGGACGGCCGCATGA
- a CDS encoding reverse transcriptase domain-containing protein, translated as MAVEKGTCAVHSNREGMETKFQRIAEKALKEPGCRFTSLFHLMDVELLKGCFEGLRKDAASGIDRVTKEEYGRELEANLSRLADRLHKMAYIPQPVRRVYIPKPGSTKQRPLGIPALEDKLVQAGLARILGAIYEGDFIEDSYGFRPGRGCHDALRALSNEVEGGQIHCIVEADIKGFFDNVSHEWMMKFLEHRIADKRVVTNQGS; from the coding sequence ATGGCCGTTGAGAAGGGAACATGTGCTGTGCACAGCAACAGGGAAGGCATGGAAACCAAGTTCCAGCGGATAGCCGAGAAAGCCCTGAAGGAGCCAGGATGTCGGTTCACCAGTTTGTTTCATCTGATGGACGTGGAGCTTCTGAAGGGGTGCTTTGAGGGGCTGAGGAAGGATGCTGCCTCGGGCATCGACAGAGTTACCAAGGAAGAGTACGGGAGGGAGTTGGAAGCCAATCTGAGCAGGTTAGCGGATCGCTTGCACAAGATGGCCTATATTCCGCAGCCAGTACGCAGGGTGTATATACCGAAGCCGGGGAGTACGAAGCAAAGGCCGTTGGGGATACCGGCACTGGAGGACAAGCTGGTGCAGGCGGGGCTGGCACGGATACTGGGGGCGATCTATGAGGGAGACTTCATAGAGGACTCGTATGGATTTCGACCTGGGCGAGGATGTCATGATGCATTGCGTGCGCTGAGCAACGAGGTGGAAGGGGGACAGATTCACTGCATTGTAGAGGCCGACATTAAGGGGTTCTTTGATAATGTGTCTCATGAATGGATGATGAAGTTTCTGGAGCACCGGATAGCTGACAAGCGGGTCGTCACAAATCAGGGATCATGA
- a CDS encoding Spy/CpxP family protein refolding chaperone: MSCNPNTKRNPKIIQPILWIIGALVVFGMYPFVCLVDADNASPAGQPDLLSPATIATLGLSEDQIRRLEELKARYLKELAPLQNEYFSRKAEFQMLWQQSRPNRKECMARHRELTMLQEKISDCTLRYELDCRHVLSPEQEAQWRSLQAGTP, translated from the coding sequence ATGAGTTGCAATCCCAACACGAAACGCAATCCAAAAATCATTCAACCGATCCTCTGGATCATCGGGGCGTTGGTCGTCTTCGGCATGTATCCGTTCGTGTGTCTTGTCGATGCCGACAACGCCTCTCCTGCCGGACAGCCGGATTTGCTCTCCCCCGCCACTATCGCCACCCTTGGACTGAGTGAGGATCAAATCCGCCGACTGGAAGAACTGAAGGCCCGATACCTGAAAGAACTTGCTCCGCTTCAAAACGAATATTTCAGCAGGAAGGCCGAATTCCAGATGCTGTGGCAGCAATCCAGACCCAACCGGAAGGAATGCATGGCAAGGCACCGGGAACTGACGATGCTACAAGAAAAAATCAGCGATTGCACCCTTCGGTACGAACTCGATTGTCGGCATGTATTGAGCCCTGAACAAGAGGCCCAATGGCGCAGCCTACAAGCCGGTACGCCATAG